Proteins encoded in a region of the Thermotoga sp. KOL6 genome:
- a CDS encoding sugar ABC transporter ATP-binding protein, whose amino-acid sequence MEILKAKGIVKRFPGVVAVNNVDFEIYENEIVSLIGENGAGKSTLIKIITGVLKPDAGEILVNGEKVEFHSPVEAFEKGISVIHQELNLCDNLTVAENIFLAYEVVNGKKRNLFSRVNESTMYERSKELLELIGAKFPPDVLVRELTTAQRQMVEICKALVKEPRVILMDEPTSSLTVEEAERLFEVINMLKQRGISIVFVSHRLDEVMRISDRIVVMRDGKRVGELKKGEFDVDTIIKLMVGREVEFFPHGIETKPGKVALEVRNLRWKDRVKNVSFEVRKGEVLGFAGLVGAGRTETMLLIFGVNKKESGEIFVNGKKVEIESPEDAIKMGIGLIPEDRKIQGLVLKMTVKDNIVLPSLKDISKWHLVLDEEKEEKISEEFVERLAIKTPSIYQITENLSGGNQQKVVLAKWLATKADILIFDEPTRGIDVGAKAEIHRIIRELAAQGKAVIMISSELPEILNLSDRIVVMWEGEITAVLDNKEKKVTQEEIMYYASGQRKQNGRVA is encoded by the coding sequence TTGGAAATCCTGAAAGCAAAGGGAATTGTGAAACGCTTTCCAGGAGTTGTGGCTGTCAACAATGTTGACTTCGAAATTTACGAAAACGAAATAGTATCTCTGATCGGTGAAAACGGTGCTGGAAAGTCCACTTTGATAAAGATCATAACAGGCGTCTTGAAACCAGATGCAGGAGAGATCTTGGTTAATGGCGAGAAAGTGGAATTTCATTCGCCAGTCGAGGCTTTTGAAAAAGGCATCAGCGTTATACATCAAGAATTGAATCTCTGTGATAACTTAACAGTTGCAGAGAATATATTCCTCGCGTACGAAGTTGTCAACGGGAAAAAGAGAAATCTCTTTAGTAGGGTGAACGAATCGACAATGTATGAAAGATCGAAAGAACTATTGGAACTTATTGGCGCAAAATTTCCACCGGACGTTCTAGTTAGGGAGCTCACCACTGCTCAAAGGCAAATGGTGGAAATATGTAAAGCTTTGGTGAAAGAACCAAGGGTTATTCTCATGGATGAACCCACCTCTTCCCTTACGGTGGAAGAAGCAGAAAGACTTTTTGAAGTCATAAACATGCTTAAACAAAGAGGAATATCCATTGTTTTTGTATCACACAGATTAGACGAAGTCATGAGAATCAGCGATAGGATCGTTGTAATGAGAGATGGAAAGAGAGTAGGCGAGCTTAAAAAGGGAGAATTCGACGTCGACACAATAATAAAACTCATGGTGGGAAGAGAAGTGGAGTTCTTTCCCCATGGAATAGAAACGAAACCAGGAAAAGTTGCCCTTGAGGTTAGGAATCTGAGATGGAAAGACAGAGTGAAAAACGTGTCTTTTGAGGTTAGAAAAGGTGAAGTTTTAGGATTTGCAGGATTGGTGGGTGCAGGTAGAACGGAGACCATGCTTTTGATATTTGGAGTTAACAAAAAAGAATCGGGAGAGATATTCGTGAATGGAAAAAAGGTTGAAATAGAAAGTCCCGAAGATGCCATAAAAATGGGAATCGGCCTCATCCCAGAAGATAGAAAAATACAAGGACTCGTTTTGAAAATGACTGTGAAGGACAACATAGTCCTTCCTTCGCTGAAAGACATCAGCAAATGGCATCTCGTTTTGGATGAGGAAAAGGAGGAGAAAATATCTGAAGAATTCGTAGAAAGGTTGGCTATAAAAACTCCCTCCATTTACCAGATCACTGAAAATCTCTCAGGTGGGAACCAGCAGAAAGTGGTTCTCGCTAAATGGCTTGCAACGAAAGCAGATATACTGATCTTCGACGAACCCACTCGTGGCATAGATGTGGGTGCCAAAGCCGAAATACACAGAATTATTAGAGAACTGGCTGCTCAGGGAAAAGCCGTGATCATGATCTCCTCAGAACTTCCAGAGATCTTAAACCTCAGTGACAGAATTGTTGTTATGTGGGAGGGAGAAATTACAGCCGTCTTAGACAATAAAGAGAAAAAAGTAACTCAGGAAGAAATCATGTACTATGCTTCTGGACAGCGAAAGCAAAATGGGAGGGTAGCGTAA
- the xylB gene encoding xylulokinase, producing MDLYVGLDVGTTGVKGILVDETGKILSIATERLSMITPQPAWAEQEPFSWWEAVRKILKKLSLKAKEHSSKIRAISTSGQMHSLVLIDKNGEILRNAILWCDQRTHKECEEATEKLGGEGSVLNLVGNPILPGFTLPKLLWIRNHEPEIFEKIEKIMLPKDFINYMLTGEVKTEHSDASGTVMYDVSKMEWNDEVLKELNISRDLLPEIIPSNGVVGRLKPDVARDLELEEDTLVIAGGADNACAALGIAVVEPGDVMVSLGTSGTVLAPTLGEKPDPKGRVHFFSHTVPGMRYHMGVMLSAAFSLEWFKEKFLSEDYETINEEVEKVPIGSNGIVFLPYLNGERTPHRDPFARGVFFGISSYNTKWDMVRAIFEGVAFGIKDSFDVLKELDVKITNVRITGGGSKSKVWNKMLADMISMKIQKPVVDEGASYGAAILAVSGATSENPSKISKNWFKIKSSTEPTIENTKVYERLHQKFVKLYSSLKNVFRM from the coding sequence ATGGATCTGTACGTTGGATTGGACGTAGGAACGACAGGAGTGAAAGGCATCCTAGTAGATGAAACAGGAAAGATCCTTTCGATTGCCACCGAAAGACTATCCATGATCACTCCCCAACCCGCCTGGGCAGAACAAGAGCCTTTTTCCTGGTGGGAAGCGGTACGAAAGATCTTGAAAAAGTTATCGCTGAAAGCAAAAGAACACAGCAGCAAAATAAGAGCTATTTCCACCAGTGGTCAAATGCACAGTCTCGTGTTGATAGACAAAAATGGAGAAATTTTGAGGAACGCCATACTCTGGTGTGATCAAAGAACCCATAAAGAATGCGAAGAAGCAACGGAAAAGCTTGGTGGGGAAGGAAGTGTTCTCAATCTGGTTGGAAACCCTATCCTTCCTGGTTTTACACTGCCAAAACTACTTTGGATAAGAAATCATGAACCAGAGATATTCGAAAAAATAGAAAAGATCATGCTTCCAAAGGATTTCATAAACTACATGTTGACAGGAGAAGTGAAAACAGAGCATTCCGATGCATCCGGGACTGTGATGTACGATGTTTCCAAAATGGAATGGAACGACGAGGTTCTGAAAGAGCTCAACATCAGCAGAGATCTACTTCCTGAGATAATACCATCCAACGGCGTGGTTGGGAGATTAAAACCTGATGTGGCAAGAGATTTGGAACTCGAAGAAGATACGTTGGTGATCGCTGGAGGAGCGGATAACGCTTGTGCAGCACTTGGTATCGCAGTGGTGGAACCCGGTGATGTGATGGTGAGCCTTGGAACTTCTGGGACTGTCTTGGCACCAACATTAGGAGAAAAACCAGATCCAAAGGGCAGGGTACACTTCTTTTCCCACACAGTTCCAGGTATGAGATATCATATGGGTGTTATGCTTTCCGCTGCTTTTTCTCTGGAATGGTTCAAAGAAAAATTTCTGAGCGAAGATTATGAAACGATCAACGAAGAAGTGGAAAAAGTTCCCATAGGATCGAATGGAATCGTTTTTCTCCCTTACTTGAATGGGGAGAGAACGCCACATAGAGATCCATTCGCTAGAGGTGTATTCTTTGGTATTTCTTCGTACAACACCAAATGGGACATGGTACGCGCGATCTTCGAAGGCGTGGCATTCGGTATTAAAGATTCCTTTGATGTATTGAAGGAACTCGATGTGAAAATTACCAACGTGAGAATCACGGGAGGAGGTTCCAAAAGCAAAGTCTGGAACAAAATGCTTGCAGACATGATAAGTATGAAAATACAAAAGCCTGTTGTTGATGAAGGAGCATCCTACGGTGCCGCTATCCTTGCAGTATCAGGAGCCACAAGTGAAAACCCATCGAAAATATCAAAGAACTGGTTTAAGATCAAAAGTTCCACAGAACCAACAATTGAGAACACAAAAGTTTACGAAAGACTACACCAAAAATTTGTGAAACTGTACAGCTCTTTGAAAAATGTGTTCAGAATGTGA
- a CDS encoding DUF5131 family protein, translated as MKIKEIETKTALNYSEAKSRYTLNPYVGCSNACIYCYARDYARRYRKIDWKEEILVKINIVETLRRDIIKRRPRYVFMSTMCDPYQQLEEVYKLSRKCLEVFLEFPLLEVEIMILTKSSLVLRDLDLFKKLKKISVGLTITTDNDEIRKLFEPRASSIEERLETLRFLKENGLKTSVFISPMLPMNPEKLAKMVKPYADSVFIDDMHYKWRVENLYKRYGLSRALTNDFFRSTKKKILEILKK; from the coding sequence ATGAAGATTAAGGAGATTGAAACAAAGACTGCTTTGAACTATTCCGAGGCAAAGAGCAGATACACCCTCAATCCGTATGTAGGGTGCTCAAATGCCTGTATTTATTGTTACGCCAGAGATTACGCGCGTCGCTACAGAAAGATAGATTGGAAAGAAGAAATTCTGGTGAAAATCAATATTGTCGAAACCTTGAGGAGAGATATCATAAAAAGGAGGCCAAGATACGTTTTCATGAGTACCATGTGTGATCCTTACCAGCAGCTCGAAGAGGTTTACAAACTTTCACGAAAATGTTTGGAGGTCTTCTTAGAATTTCCGCTCTTAGAAGTAGAGATCATGATACTCACAAAGTCGTCTTTAGTGCTAAGAGATTTAGATCTTTTCAAGAAGCTAAAAAAGATCTCTGTTGGACTCACGATTACGACTGACAATGACGAAATAAGAAAACTTTTCGAGCCTCGAGCGAGTTCAATAGAAGAACGTTTAGAAACTTTGCGGTTCCTCAAAGAAAACGGACTGAAAACCTCTGTTTTTATCAGTCCAATGCTTCCTATGAATCCAGAAAAGTTAGCGAAAATGGTAAAACCATACGCAGATAGTGTTTTTATAGATGATATGCATTACAAATGGCGTGTAGAAAATTTATACAAGAGGTATGGTCTTTCCCGGGCACTCACGAACGATTTCTTCAGATCCACTAAAAAGAAGATTTTGGAGATCTTGAAAAAATGA